One genomic window of Haliotis asinina isolate JCU_RB_2024 chromosome 4, JCU_Hal_asi_v2, whole genome shotgun sequence includes the following:
- the LOC137281690 gene encoding monocarboxylate transporter 14-like isoform X2, whose amino-acid sequence MTSRRSRDIDGGWAWVVLLAAYVNLLIGPGLAYVGGIFQAVFLEQFQESVALTSWVTSLFASLLQLAGPISSVLSSQVSCRASVITGATLLAAGLAISSFVNNLLLLLIFMGIVSGIGLGLTYSASIVVVNLFFVKRRTFVTGLALSATGAGILILPLMCRHLLDALSWRETLAILAGLSLQMAVCGAVMFPVHEHNDKSICFKLFRKRNVSDKRSPDAEPEDRMFIQDDSPQTERDASCEGQHLTVKDQHLAVKDLINSTISISGSVSFEMSKIKIHEPKPLYANTGFLILCFSLFLNNSSIGIFLIHFPSFAKTFGVTESEVAFAMAMNGPALTISRVLIGAMGNDSKTDPLSIFVGLLLTSAVIILLTPVLATTATTQTLAMILLGLYSGGSYSFLTVLTIECVGVDKLAAAFGWEMIAAGSGYLVAPPIAGVLLFVAVLVIMMTPVCGGRRHEHSLHHPDDTTLEVDQEDSPT is encoded by the exons ATGACGTCGCGACGGTCACGTGACATAGATGGCGGCTGGGCTTGGGTGGTGCTGCTGGCAGCCTACGTGAATCTCCTGATAGGTCCAGGTCTGGCATACGTGGGAGGCATCTTCCAGGCGGTGTTCCTGGAACAGTTTCAGGAGAGCGTCGCGCTGACGTCATGGGTGACGTCACTGTTTGCGTCACTCTTGCAACTGGCAG GTCCAATTTCAAGCGTTTTATCATCACAAGTCAGCTGTCGTGCGTCCGTCATCACAGGGGCGACGTTGTTGGCGGCTGGCCTCGCGATCAGCAGCTTCGTCAACAATCTACTTCTACTTCTGATTTTCATGGGTATTGTCTCAG GAATTGGACTTGGACTCACCTACTCTGCTTCCATAGTTGTCGTGAACCTGTTCTTCGTGAAGCGGCGGACATTCGTCACGGGACTTGCGCTGTCTGCGACTGGTGCCGGGATACTCATACTTCCCCTCATGTGTCGCCACCTGCTCGACGCTTTGTCATGGCGGGAAACTCTCGCGATCCTTGCAGGGTTGTCTTTACAGATGGCGGTGTGCGGAGCGGTAATGTTTCCCGTTCATGAACACAATGACAAAAGCATCTGCTTCAAGCTGTTTAGGAAACGTAATGTCAGTGATAAACGTTCCCCAGATGCAGAACCAGAGGACAGAATGTTTATACAGGATGATTCACCTCAGACAGAAAGGGATGCTAGTTGTGAAGGCCAACATTTGACTGTCAAAGACCAACATTTGGCTGTCAAAGACCTCATCAATTCAACCATTAGTATTTCAGGATCTGTTAGCTTTGAAATGTCCAAGATCAAAATCCATGAACCAAAACCACTTTACGCTAATACCGGCTTCTTAATTTTGTGTTTCTCTCTTTTTCTCAATAATTCCAGCATAGGTATTTTTCTCATTCATTTCCCGAGCTTCGCTAAAACGTTTGGGGTCACCGAGTCGGAAGTGGCCTTCGCCATGGCAATGAACGGTCCGGCACTAACGATTTCGAGAGTTCTGATTGGTGCAATGGGGAATGATAGTAAAACGGATCCTCTCTCCATCTTCGTTGGTCTGTTACTGACATCAGCTGTTATCATATTGTTGACGCCCGTCTTAGCTACTACGGCCACAACGCAGACACtggccatgatactgctgggtTTATATTCTGGGGGTTCATACTCCTTTCTGACAGTTCTAACCattgagtgtgttggtgtggacaAACTTGCTGCTGCCTTTGGATGGGAAATGATTGCTGCTGGAAGTGGTTACCTGGTAGCGCCACCTATTGCCG gtgtgttgttgtttgtggcggtgttggtgataatgatgacacCTGTCTGCGGTGGACGTCGCCATGAACACTCTCTCCACCACCCCGACGACACGACTCTTGAGGTTGACCAAGAAGACAGCCCGACGTGA
- the LOC137281690 gene encoding monocarboxylate transporter 14-like isoform X1 yields the protein MTSRRSRDIDGGWAWVVLLAAYVNLLIGPGLAYVGGIFQAVFLEQFQESVALTSWVTSLFASLLQLAGPISSVLSSQVSCRASVITGATLLAAGLAISSFVNNLLLLLIFMGIVSGIGLGLTYSASIVVVNLFFVKRRTFVTGLALSATGAGILILPLMCRHLLDALSWRETLAILAGLSLQMAVCGAVMFPVHEHNDKSICFKLFRKRNVSDKRSPDAEPEDRMFIQDDSPQTERDASCEGQHLTVKDQHLAVKDLINSTISISGSVSFEMSKIKIHEPKPLYANTGFLILCFSLFLNNSSIGIFLIHFPSFAKTFGVTESEVAFAMAMNGPALTISRVLIGAMGNDSKTDPLSIFVGLLLTSAVIILLTPVLATTATTQTLAMILLGLYSGGSYSFLTVLTIECVGVDKLAAAFGWEMIAAGSGYLVAPPIAGWIVDSTGSYANSIYLSGVLLFVAVLVIMMTPVCGGRRHEHSLHHPDDTTLEVDQEDSPT from the exons ATGACGTCGCGACGGTCACGTGACATAGATGGCGGCTGGGCTTGGGTGGTGCTGCTGGCAGCCTACGTGAATCTCCTGATAGGTCCAGGTCTGGCATACGTGGGAGGCATCTTCCAGGCGGTGTTCCTGGAACAGTTTCAGGAGAGCGTCGCGCTGACGTCATGGGTGACGTCACTGTTTGCGTCACTCTTGCAACTGGCAG GTCCAATTTCAAGCGTTTTATCATCACAAGTCAGCTGTCGTGCGTCCGTCATCACAGGGGCGACGTTGTTGGCGGCTGGCCTCGCGATCAGCAGCTTCGTCAACAATCTACTTCTACTTCTGATTTTCATGGGTATTGTCTCAG GAATTGGACTTGGACTCACCTACTCTGCTTCCATAGTTGTCGTGAACCTGTTCTTCGTGAAGCGGCGGACATTCGTCACGGGACTTGCGCTGTCTGCGACTGGTGCCGGGATACTCATACTTCCCCTCATGTGTCGCCACCTGCTCGACGCTTTGTCATGGCGGGAAACTCTCGCGATCCTTGCAGGGTTGTCTTTACAGATGGCGGTGTGCGGAGCGGTAATGTTTCCCGTTCATGAACACAATGACAAAAGCATCTGCTTCAAGCTGTTTAGGAAACGTAATGTCAGTGATAAACGTTCCCCAGATGCAGAACCAGAGGACAGAATGTTTATACAGGATGATTCACCTCAGACAGAAAGGGATGCTAGTTGTGAAGGCCAACATTTGACTGTCAAAGACCAACATTTGGCTGTCAAAGACCTCATCAATTCAACCATTAGTATTTCAGGATCTGTTAGCTTTGAAATGTCCAAGATCAAAATCCATGAACCAAAACCACTTTACGCTAATACCGGCTTCTTAATTTTGTGTTTCTCTCTTTTTCTCAATAATTCCAGCATAGGTATTTTTCTCATTCATTTCCCGAGCTTCGCTAAAACGTTTGGGGTCACCGAGTCGGAAGTGGCCTTCGCCATGGCAATGAACGGTCCGGCACTAACGATTTCGAGAGTTCTGATTGGTGCAATGGGGAATGATAGTAAAACGGATCCTCTCTCCATCTTCGTTGGTCTGTTACTGACATCAGCTGTTATCATATTGTTGACGCCCGTCTTAGCTACTACGGCCACAACGCAGACACtggccatgatactgctgggtTTATATTCTGGGGGTTCATACTCCTTTCTGACAGTTCTAACCattgagtgtgttggtgtggacaAACTTGCTGCTGCCTTTGGATGGGAAATGATTGCTGCTGGAAGTGGTTACCTGGTAGCGCCACCTATTGCCG GATGGATTGTCGATTCTACTGGTTCGTATGCCAACAGTATATATCTATCAG gtgtgttgttgtttgtggcggtgttggtgataatgatgacacCTGTCTGCGGTGGACGTCGCCATGAACACTCTCTCCACCACCCCGACGACACGACTCTTGAGGTTGACCAAGAAGACAGCCCGACGTGA